A genomic stretch from Anaerolineae bacterium includes:
- a CDS encoding response regulator: MPNQLNILIVEDREDWQDIVCSAVSAEGHRPQAVTSYEEALAALKAQEFNLAIVDPVLDRDNRFNRDGLSVVQRVCELQPDTPIIIITGSLTHDLETSLQRLCPNAPILSKEYWEPATFSDWLHKLTGEQAGATLTPAGPALQPSVDLTPPSLSPPPAAMGRPRVLVVENREDWQNIVAHTLNDLGYFWRVAKNAQEALLEMEKENFHLVVLDLKLQQHDLPLRSNEGWLLLDHLVETRPKTKVLILSGRAGPGDVADLLTHYPIIGFIEKQNFAPESIKAAVEQATQAPELRIQTLGQFRLWRDGEAIAVWERPQAETIAKLLLARRVRGGRAVAADELITRLWPDADEESGRKKLLPLISVARHTLEPDIEPRDSNFILRSANGYFFDLSGQVTWDLLQFRQHRQQGQQLARAEQWAEAAAELEEGRALYQGDFLAEDRYDDWAIELRREISGEYRDLLITLADACAALGHYDKAINACEEALRKDPLLESVYRRLMRLHYCNGEKGQALKVYRDCLKLFEELFGESPTPATRQLHQAIMDDQPIDCGGGE, translated from the coding sequence ATGCCTAACCAACTCAATATCCTGATTGTGGAAGACCGCGAAGATTGGCAAGATATTGTTTGTAGCGCGGTTTCCGCAGAAGGACACCGGCCCCAGGCCGTGACTTCTTACGAAGAGGCCCTGGCCGCGCTCAAGGCCCAAGAATTCAATTTAGCCATTGTTGACCCGGTGCTGGATAGAGACAACCGCTTCAACCGCGACGGCTTAAGCGTGGTGCAGCGCGTGTGCGAGCTACAGCCGGATACGCCGATCATCATCATCACCGGCTCCCTCACCCACGACCTGGAGACAAGTTTGCAAAGACTTTGTCCCAACGCCCCTATTCTCTCCAAAGAATATTGGGAGCCGGCCACCTTTAGTGATTGGCTACACAAATTAACCGGGGAACAGGCGGGCGCTACCTTGACGCCAGCCGGTCCAGCACTTCAGCCCTCGGTTGACCTCACCCCGCCCTCTCTCTCGCCTCCGCCCGCCGCTATGGGCCGGCCGCGGGTATTGGTGGTGGAAAATCGGGAAGATTGGCAGAATATTGTGGCCCACACCCTCAATGATTTAGGGTATTTCTGGCGGGTGGCTAAAAATGCCCAAGAAGCCCTCTTGGAAATGGAGAAAGAAAACTTTCACCTGGTTGTTTTAGACCTGAAACTCCAACAGCACGATTTACCGCTTCGTTCCAACGAAGGCTGGCTGCTGCTTGACCACCTGGTTGAAACCCGGCCCAAAACCAAGGTGCTTATTCTGAGCGGCCGGGCCGGGCCGGGCGATGTGGCCGATCTGCTGACGCACTATCCCATTATCGGCTTTATTGAAAAACAAAACTTTGCCCCGGAGTCCATTAAAGCGGCTGTGGAGCAGGCCACCCAGGCCCCGGAACTGCGCATCCAAACCCTGGGCCAGTTCCGGCTGTGGCGTGATGGAGAGGCCATTGCGGTGTGGGAGCGTCCCCAGGCCGAAACTATTGCCAAGCTGCTGCTGGCCCGCCGGGTGCGCGGCGGGCGGGCCGTGGCCGCCGATGAGTTGATTACCCGGCTGTGGCCCGATGCCGATGAGGAAAGCGGGCGCAAAAAATTGCTGCCCCTTATCAGCGTGGCCCGCCATACCCTGGAGCCGGACATTGAACCGCGCGACTCAAACTTTATTTTGCGCAGCGCCAATGGCTACTTTTTTGATTTGAGCGGCCAGGTAACCTGGGATTTGCTGCAATTTCGGCAACACCGACAGCAGGGCCAACAACTGGCGCGGGCCGAACAGTGGGCCGAAGCGGCGGCAGAACTGGAAGAAGGTCGGGCGCTTTACCAGGGCGATTTTTTGGCCGAAGACCGCTATGATGACTGGGCCATTGAGTTGCGCCGCGAAATTTCCGGGGAATACCGCGATCTGCTCATCACCCTGGCCGATGCCTGCGCTGCCCTGGGCCATTACGATAAGGCCATCAATGCCTGCGAAGAAGCTTTGCGCAAAGACCCGCTGCTGGAAAGCGTTTATCGCCGTTTGATGCGTTTGCACTACTGCAACGGCGAAAAGGGCCAGGCCCTTAAAGTTTATCGTGATTGTCTCAAACTGTTTGAGGAACTCTTTGGCGAAAGCCCTACCCCGGCCACGCGCCAGCTACACCAGGCCATTATGGATGATCAGCCAATTGATTGTGGAGGGGGAGAGTAA
- a CDS encoding GAF domain-containing protein, whose product MNSPSLQLSAYTQKELDEIKEKFNQLTQTSFPGILMHKKVRILHADPALAAMFGYTTAELEGMTVLELSTPEGREIVLKNTLLKHEKPYQLLGLKKDGAISPIEIFGRVLTYQGHIISVIAIREATGYEPAEILAALQKTKEELNTSLTGGRTTQLRFSNEQLRLELDERAQMEAELRVRARQQAAVAELGQRALVGTPLPALMDEAVLLAAQTLAVEHVKIQELLPDKNILLVRAGVGWKKSFPDETTMMVNINSQAGYTLLSGGPVIVENLDEETRFKPSALLLEHQVISGMSVIIYGHDEPFGVLGAHTTRPHTFTEDDIHFLQAIANVLAASIENTRLLAETKRRAEQLAVLHELDRAITTSLRLSDIYYAFAQHAIRLLAYDCMSIALLEDDHLRVVYVTDKKDRSPILAEGNTLPRQGSAMGWVTAEGQPLLRHNVAADPRFAEDELLLAHNIQSSMIVPLRFKGQVIGTWNIGAQKIDAYSPEDLEIAQSMADQLAIVIENARLFQQAKQEIAERQRAEAALEEERALLAQRVAERTMDLQVANEELARAARLKDEFLAGMSHELRTPLTAVLGMAEILKVGVYGQLTERQTKAINNIDESGHHLLALINDILDLSKIEANKLDLEIKPVSVEAVCQSSLQFIKQNAHKKSIKVSYTLDKAVAVLPVDQLRLKQILVNLLSNAVKFTPPGGKIGLEVEGDATRQWVHFTVWDTGIGISRADLPRLFEPFVQLDSKLSRQYSGTGLGLALVSRMAKMHGGKVKVESEVGQGSRFTVTLPWSEPLKTVTADEAPPATDNAVIQVDLPAPTKAQNPLILLAEDEAATASLLTDYLQTNGYRLITAQNGLEVLAQAKQNKPALILMDIQMPEMDGLEAIHHLRADAELSTIPVIALTALAMPGDRERCLAAGANDYFSKPVKLKQLVAAIETQIKPGTAPPQG is encoded by the coding sequence ATGAATAGCCCATCGCTACAACTTTCTGCCTATACCCAAAAAGAACTGGATGAAATCAAAGAAAAATTCAACCAGTTAACCCAAACGTCCTTTCCCGGCATTCTGATGCACAAAAAGGTCAGAATTTTGCACGCCGACCCCGCTCTGGCCGCCATGTTTGGCTATACTACCGCCGAACTGGAGGGCATGACGGTTTTAGAATTATCAACCCCGGAAGGACGCGAGATTGTTTTAAAAAACACCCTTTTAAAACACGAAAAACCTTACCAACTCCTTGGCCTCAAAAAAGACGGGGCTATTTCCCCCATTGAAATTTTCGGCCGTGTCCTCACTTATCAAGGCCACATCATCAGCGTCATCGCCATCCGAGAAGCTACCGGATATGAACCGGCGGAAATATTGGCCGCCCTCCAAAAAACCAAAGAAGAACTGAACACCAGCCTGACCGGCGGCAGGACCACCCAGTTACGATTTTCTAATGAACAGTTGCGGCTTGAACTTGATGAACGCGCTCAAATGGAGGCTGAACTCCGGGTTAGAGCGCGCCAACAGGCTGCCGTGGCCGAACTGGGGCAGCGGGCTTTGGTGGGCACCCCTCTGCCGGCGCTGATGGATGAAGCGGTATTGCTGGCGGCGCAAACCCTGGCCGTGGAACATGTTAAAATTCAGGAACTTCTGCCGGATAAAAATATTCTGTTAGTGCGGGCGGGTGTTGGCTGGAAAAAAAGCTTTCCAGACGAAACCACTATGATGGTCAATATTAACTCCCAAGCCGGTTACACCTTACTTTCTGGCGGCCCGGTCATTGTGGAAAACTTGGATGAAGAAACTCGTTTTAAACCCTCTGCCCTGCTGCTGGAGCATCAAGTGATCAGCGGCATGAGCGTTATCATCTACGGCCATGATGAACCTTTTGGGGTTTTAGGAGCGCATACCACCAGGCCGCACACATTTACCGAAGATGACATCCATTTTCTGCAAGCCATCGCCAATGTGTTGGCGGCGTCCATTGAAAACACGCGCCTGTTGGCCGAAACAAAACGGCGGGCCGAACAATTGGCCGTGCTACACGAGTTAGACCGGGCCATTACCACCAGCCTGCGTTTATCCGACATCTATTATGCCTTTGCCCAGCACGCTATCCGTTTACTGGCTTATGATTGCATGTCTATTGCCCTGCTGGAAGATGATCACCTGCGGGTAGTTTACGTTACCGATAAAAAGGACCGTAGCCCAATCTTGGCCGAAGGGAATACCCTGCCGCGCCAGGGGTCGGCCATGGGCTGGGTAACAGCAGAGGGACAACCGCTGCTGCGACATAACGTGGCCGCCGACCCCCGTTTTGCCGAGGATGAATTACTGCTTGCCCACAACATTCAATCGAGCATGATCGTGCCCCTGCGGTTCAAAGGCCAGGTTATTGGCACCTGGAACATTGGTGCCCAAAAGATAGACGCCTACAGCCCGGAGGACCTGGAAATTGCTCAATCAATGGCCGACCAACTGGCCATTGTCATTGAGAATGCCCGCCTGTTTCAACAGGCCAAACAAGAAATTGCCGAGCGCCAGCGGGCCGAAGCTGCCCTGGAAGAAGAACGCGCCTTACTGGCCCAACGAGTGGCCGAGCGGACGATGGATTTACAGGTAGCCAACGAGGAACTGGCCCGGGCGGCTCGCCTGAAAGATGAATTTTTGGCCGGCATGAGCCACGAACTCCGCACGCCGCTGACCGCCGTTTTGGGAATGGCTGAAATTTTAAAAGTGGGCGTTTATGGCCAGCTTACCGAGAGGCAGACGAAAGCTATCAACAATATTGACGAAAGCGGCCACCATCTGCTGGCCCTCATTAACGATATTCTGGACCTCTCAAAAATCGAGGCAAACAAGTTGGACCTGGAGATCAAACCTGTCTCGGTGGAGGCGGTCTGCCAGAGCAGTTTGCAATTTATCAAACAGAACGCCCATAAAAAAAGTATAAAAGTATCCTACACGCTCGATAAGGCGGTAGCGGTGCTGCCGGTTGATCAACTCCGTCTCAAACAAATTTTGGTGAATTTATTAAGCAACGCCGTTAAATTTACGCCGCCAGGCGGAAAAATCGGCCTGGAGGTAGAGGGGGATGCGACCCGGCAATGGGTCCACTTTACGGTATGGGATACCGGCATTGGTATTTCCCGGGCAGATTTGCCCCGCTTATTTGAACCGTTTGTGCAATTGGATAGCAAACTCTCCCGGCAATATTCGGGCACCGGCCTGGGCCTGGCCCTGGTGAGCCGGATGGCCAAAATGCACGGCGGAAAAGTTAAGGTAGAGAGCGAAGTTGGACAGGGCAGCCGTTTTACGGTTACATTACCCTGGTCTGAACCGCTTAAAACAGTGACGGCAGATGAAGCCCCGCCGGCCACAGACAATGCGGTAATCCAGGTTGATTTGCCGGCCCCAACAAAGGCCCAAAATCCTCTGATTTTACTGGCCGAAGATGAAGCCGCCACCGCCTCTCTTTTAACCGATTATTTACAGACCAATGGCTACCGGCTTATTACGGCCCAAAATGGCCTCGAAGTACTGGCCCAGGCGAAACAGAACAAACCGGCGCTGATTCTGATGGATATTCAGATGCCGGAGATGGATGGTCTGGAGGCCATCCATCACTTGCGAGCCGACGCCGAGTTATCAACCATTCCCGTGATTGCCCTCACCGCCCTGGCCATGCCCGGCGACCGGGAACGATGCCTGGCCGCGGGCGCAAATGATTACTTTAGCAAGCCGGTCAAGCTGAAACAACTTGTTGCGGCTATTGAAACCCAAATCAAACCAGGAACAGCCCCACCCCAGGGATAA
- a CDS encoding GAF domain-containing protein, whose product MKPDTLDSLEQNMTAERLKSLYELIGRMNSVYELPQLLEFVVDRALNLTSGRRGVLLLSDEQGQPHDIAVVRGEELAAHHLEQTLKFISTTVIKDVLDRGEPRLVTDLLTDQRYEGLASDATLQFKKTRSVLAVPLKVKEQLVGLLYIDHPRRAVFDQSDLDFLSAFANQAALAINRAREHRRQIEELTLLNELSRSVVQVLDLDEVLSRIVHEATRMLNVETGSVVLLDEDSAELTFAISISKGRRVNIPTRLQKQQGIAGWVISTGQAACVNDVAKDPRWFGEVETGFMTRSLLSVPLQLDGRTLGTLQVLNKKSPSGFEPGDITLLSAFATSATIAIENARLYQEARQARQLRALNEAALALSSSLDLETILNIGLEQTLRNLKAKAGSISLIDQGGINLNLPAVQVDRGLSPDPAGAAQQKQALAEFVVASLKRNGEEAIIIDSGHPAETDELFKAGLQAVALAPIKTGDGESGALVVINDAPHTYNADEIDLLISLARIIGLAVQNAVHYQQVSAQAMHLTYFNEVGSALTSSLDLEHVLKVIIEGVNTLLETERTSVFLINEETNELVLSYSNDRAADIRLPAPWKGIAGWVATHDQPALVNDTLSDPRHLREIAVEAGYEAHSILCVPLKVEGRVIGVVEVLNKTGDQQFNHYHQVLLTELTKWAAIAIHNAYLFDERVQAYQSLNTEQQRRVAAETRAAMAAVILDMAHTMNNVVGAIRVWASTLEHTARGRPQAALGQFKKEVSHIRQNAEEAIRLIGTITDPLKQATVAPTDAHACLDNAIQSCWWPDNICLSKTYSPDLPPVKANAKRLEAAFHNLLSNAIQALAQDGGGIRLQTRRLPGDGVEITVADNGPGIPPELQESIFNPGVSGKAEGLGIGLWLVETFIHQFNGRIDFTSVPGKGTTFTITLQALNQEISADPKGG is encoded by the coding sequence ATGAAACCTGATACCTTGGACTCCCTTGAACAGAATATGACCGCCGAACGGCTGAAGAGTCTCTACGAACTCATTGGGCGGATGAATTCGGTGTATGAGTTGCCGCAATTGCTGGAGTTTGTGGTTGATCGCGCCCTGAACCTGACCAGCGGGCGGCGGGGCGTGCTGCTGCTCAGCGATGAGCAGGGCCAACCCCACGATATTGCCGTGGTGCGCGGCGAAGAATTGGCCGCCCACCACCTGGAACAAACCCTCAAATTCATCAGCACCACCGTTATCAAAGACGTGCTGGACCGGGGCGAACCACGCCTGGTAACAGACCTGCTCACCGACCAGCGTTACGAAGGCCTGGCCAGCGACGCTACCCTGCAATTCAAAAAAACTCGCTCCGTGTTGGCCGTGCCCCTGAAAGTTAAAGAGCAATTAGTGGGCCTGCTTTATATTGACCATCCCCGCCGGGCCGTATTTGACCAAAGCGACTTGGATTTTCTGAGCGCCTTTGCCAACCAGGCCGCCCTGGCCATCAACCGGGCCAGGGAGCACCGCCGGCAAATTGAAGAACTGACCCTTTTGAATGAACTGAGCCGCAGCGTGGTGCAGGTGCTTGACCTGGACGAAGTGCTTTCTCGCATTGTGCACGAAGCGACCCGCATGCTCAATGTTGAAACCGGCTCCGTGGTTTTGCTGGATGAAGACTCGGCTGAATTAACTTTTGCCATTTCCATCTCCAAAGGCCGGCGGGTCAACATTCCCACCCGTTTGCAAAAGCAGCAGGGCATTGCCGGCTGGGTTATTTCCACCGGCCAGGCCGCTTGCGTTAATGACGTGGCCAAAGACCCGCGCTGGTTTGGCGAGGTGGAAACCGGCTTTATGACCCGTTCCTTATTATCCGTGCCCTTGCAGTTAGACGGGCGCACCCTGGGCACGCTCCAGGTGCTCAATAAAAAAAGCCCCTCCGGCTTTGAGCCTGGCGACATCACCCTGCTGTCTGCCTTTGCCACTTCAGCCACCATTGCCATTGAAAATGCCCGCCTGTATCAAGAAGCCCGCCAGGCCCGCCAACTGCGGGCGCTCAACGAAGCCGCCCTGGCCTTGAGCAGTTCCCTTGATCTGGAGACGATTTTGAACATTGGCCTGGAACAGACCTTGCGCAACCTCAAAGCCAAAGCCGGGAGCATCAGCTTAATTGATCAGGGGGGCATCAACCTCAATTTGCCCGCGGTTCAGGTTGACCGGGGCTTATCGCCCGACCCGGCCGGCGCGGCCCAACAAAAACAGGCCCTGGCTGAGTTTGTGGTTGCCTCGCTCAAGCGCAATGGGGAAGAGGCCATTATCATTGATAGCGGTCATCCTGCTGAAACTGACGAGTTATTCAAGGCCGGCCTCCAGGCGGTGGCCCTGGCCCCGATTAAAACCGGCGATGGAGAAAGCGGGGCGCTGGTGGTAATTAACGATGCGCCCCATACTTATAACGCCGATGAAATTGACCTGCTGATCAGCTTGGCCCGCATCATTGGCCTGGCCGTGCAAAATGCCGTGCATTACCAACAGGTCAGCGCTCAGGCCATGCATCTCACCTATTTCAACGAGGTCGGCAGCGCGTTGACCAGCAGCCTGGACCTGGAACACGTGCTAAAAGTGATCATCGAGGGCGTCAATACCCTGCTGGAAACGGAGCGGACCTCGGTGTTTTTGATCAACGAGGAAACCAATGAATTGGTTTTGAGCTACAGCAACGACCGCGCCGCCGACATCCGCCTGCCTGCCCCCTGGAAGGGCATTGCCGGCTGGGTGGCCACCCACGACCAACCGGCCCTGGTGAACGACACCCTCAGCGACCCCCGCCACTTGCGCGAAATTGCCGTTGAAGCCGGCTACGAAGCCCACTCCATTCTCTGCGTGCCGCTTAAAGTTGAAGGGCGGGTGATTGGCGTGGTGGAAGTGCTGAACAAAACGGGCGATCAACAGTTCAACCATTACCACCAGGTGCTGCTGACCGAATTGACCAAATGGGCGGCTATTGCCATTCATAACGCCTACCTTTTTGACGAGCGCGTGCAGGCTTACCAAAGCCTTAACACCGAGCAGCAGCGGCGCGTTGCCGCCGAAACCCGGGCCGCCATGGCCGCCGTGATCCTGGATATGGCCCATACCATGAACAACGTGGTCGGCGCTATTCGGGTTTGGGCCTCTACGTTGGAACACACAGCCCGGGGCCGGCCGCAAGCGGCGTTGGGCCAATTCAAAAAAGAGGTCAGCCACATTCGTCAAAACGCGGAAGAGGCCATCCGGCTCATTGGCACCATCACCGACCCCCTCAAACAGGCCACCGTTGCCCCCACCGATGCCCACGCCTGCCTGGACAACGCCATTCAAAGTTGTTGGTGGCCCGATAACATTTGCCTGAGCAAAACCTACAGCCCCGACTTACCCCCGGTTAAGGCCAACGCCAAACGCCTGGAAGCTGCCTTTCATAACCTGCTCTCTAATGCTATCCAGGCGCTGGCCCAGGATGGCGGCGGAATCCGTTTGCAGACGCGCCGCCTGCCCGGCGATGGGGTTGAAATAACCGTAGCCGATAATGGGCCGGGCATTCCGCCCGAATTGCAGGAAAGCATTTTCAACCCGGGCGTATCCGGCAAAGCCGAAGGTTTAGGCATTGGTTTGTGGCTGGTGGAAACCTTTATCCATCAATTTAATGGGCGCATTGATTTTACCAGTGTTCCCGGCAAGGGAACCACTTTTACCATCACCTTACAAGCACTCAATCAAGAAATTAGTGCAGACCCTAAAGGGGGTTAA
- the murI gene encoding glutamate racemase, which yields MSDSRPLGLFDSGVGGLSIWRAVTDCLPNEATIYFADSAHCPYGSRSVTEIKALSAAIVDFLRQHHCKLIVVACNTASAAALAWLRTEFDLPLVGMEPAIKPAAAQTKTGHVGVLATAGTLQGALFQNTTRHYANGVHVHQQVGEGLVEQVEAGQLATPETEKLLRQYLEPMLAAGVDQIALGCTHYPLLWPLIQRIVRGRANVIDPGQAVARQVQRVLARHDLLQPTIGHHPPHQFYTTGQIEPLQSLVKILGGELAEVRPVTLPLHNQLADHP from the coding sequence ATGTCAGACTCGCGTCCCCTTGGTCTGTTTGATTCCGGGGTGGGTGGCCTCTCGATTTGGCGGGCAGTGACCGATTGCCTGCCCAATGAGGCCACCATTTATTTTGCCGATAGCGCCCATTGTCCCTACGGGTCTCGATCCGTTACCGAGATCAAAGCTCTCTCGGCGGCCATTGTTGATTTTTTGCGGCAACACCATTGCAAATTAATTGTGGTGGCCTGCAACACGGCCAGCGCCGCGGCCCTGGCCTGGCTGCGAACCGAGTTTGACCTGCCCCTGGTGGGCATGGAACCGGCCATCAAACCGGCCGCCGCCCAAACCAAAACCGGCCACGTGGGGGTATTGGCCACAGCCGGCACCTTACAAGGCGCGCTCTTTCAAAATACAACCCGCCATTACGCCAACGGCGTGCACGTTCACCAGCAAGTGGGGGAGGGGTTGGTGGAACAAGTTGAAGCGGGGCAACTGGCTACGCCGGAAACCGAAAAACTGCTCCGCCAATATTTAGAGCCAATGCTGGCCGCCGGCGTTGACCAGATTGCCCTGGGCTGCACCCACTACCCTCTGCTTTGGCCCCTCATCCAGCGTATTGTCCGGGGCCGGGCCAACGTGATTGATCCTGGCCAGGCCGTAGCCCGGCAAGTGCAGCGGGTCTTGGCTCGGCATGATTTATTGCAGCCAACTATTGGCCATCATCCCCCCCATCAATTTTACACCACCGGGCAGATTGAGCCTTTGCAAAGTTTGGTCAAAATTTTGGGCGGGGAACTGGCTGAAGTGAGACCGGTTACTCTCCCCCTCCACAATCAATTGGCTGATCATCCATAA
- a CDS encoding response regulator — translation MTDQPTILIVDDEPVLHDILEGLLSIEGYRFASANNGVEALEKIAEVKPDLILLDIMMPRMNGFEVCRQLKANKKWQNIPIILITALDSKNDLAKGLDAGANDFVRKPFDRTELLARVRSMLRIKTQYDALEAQKRQLQASLHLKEEFARVTAQHLEELEMLHEVGLRLMSNLDSDSVLSMTSHVALKVIPQAVQCVMHLLSGEGQQLLPVVFAEDGSKIISPDVGIEEIVQRSLETREAIYVAKVAAPSSLQFDGKGALLVVPLLDHQQAIGTLSLYGPKPHAFDNSHLHLLSILAHQATVALVKTRFFEGRARAQEQEKQAIRNLFGRYVSPTVVDRLVDGAENLALGGKRQEVTVLFADLRGFTSFSENMPPEHLVEVLNQYFDLAVDAILGQEGTLDKFMGDAVMAFFNAPLPQPDHTLRAVRAALAMQQIVADYNLTSTDDWHLEFGVGLHVGQVVVGNIGTVQQMNYTAIGDTVNLAKRLQEHAHGGQIVLSQAAYQVVKNVVTAQDLGPVTVKGRATPVHAYQLVDLNVMVNQPLL, via the coding sequence ATGACGGATCAGCCAACCATTTTAATTGTAGACGACGAACCGGTGCTGCACGACATTTTGGAAGGGTTGCTCAGCATCGAAGGCTATCGGTTTGCCTCGGCCAATAACGGGGTGGAAGCGCTGGAAAAAATAGCCGAAGTTAAGCCGGACCTGATCTTGCTGGACATCATGATGCCCCGCATGAATGGCTTTGAAGTATGCCGGCAACTCAAGGCCAATAAAAAGTGGCAAAATATTCCCATCATCCTCATCACCGCCCTGGACAGCAAAAATGACCTGGCCAAAGGCCTTGATGCCGGGGCCAATGATTTTGTGCGAAAACCTTTTGACCGCACCGAGTTGCTGGCACGGGTGCGCTCAATGTTGCGGATTAAAACCCAGTACGATGCGTTAGAGGCGCAAAAACGGCAATTACAAGCCTCTTTACACCTGAAAGAAGAATTTGCCCGGGTTACAGCCCAACATCTTGAAGAGCTGGAAATGTTGCATGAGGTTGGGCTGCGTTTGATGAGTAATTTAGATTCAGACTCCGTCTTGAGCATGACCTCGCACGTAGCCCTGAAAGTCATCCCCCAGGCTGTCCAATGCGTGATGCATTTATTATCGGGCGAAGGGCAGCAACTGCTGCCGGTGGTGTTTGCGGAGGATGGCTCCAAAATTATCTCTCCTGATGTGGGCATTGAAGAGATTGTGCAACGGTCGCTCGAAACACGAGAGGCTATCTATGTAGCCAAGGTAGCTGCTCCCTCTTCGCTCCAATTTGATGGCAAAGGGGCGCTGCTGGTTGTGCCGCTCCTTGACCACCAGCAGGCCATCGGCACGCTGAGTTTGTATGGCCCCAAACCCCATGCTTTTGATAACAGTCACTTACATCTTTTATCCATCCTGGCCCATCAAGCCACAGTAGCCCTGGTCAAAACCCGCTTCTTTGAAGGCCGGGCGCGGGCGCAAGAACAGGAGAAGCAGGCCATTCGTAACCTTTTTGGGCGTTATGTTAGCCCAACGGTGGTTGACCGCCTGGTTGACGGCGCGGAGAATTTAGCCCTGGGCGGCAAACGACAAGAGGTAACGGTATTGTTTGCCGACCTGCGCGGTTTTACCAGCTTCAGCGAAAACATGCCCCCGGAGCACTTGGTCGAGGTGCTCAACCAATATTTTGACCTGGCGGTTGACGCCATTTTGGGGCAAGAGGGCACCCTGGACAAATTTATGGGAGATGCCGTAATGGCCTTTTTTAATGCGCCGTTGCCCCAACCGGACCACACCTTAAGAGCAGTACGGGCGGCTTTGGCTATGCAGCAAATTGTGGCCGACTATAATTTGACCTCAACGGATGACTGGCATTTGGAATTTGGCGTTGGCCTGCACGTGGGCCAGGTAGTGGTGGGCAACATTGGCACCGTGCAACAGATGAACTACACCGCCATTGGCGATACGGTGAACCTGGCCAAACGTTTGCAGGAGCATGCCCACGGCGGGCAGATTGTGCTGAGCCAGGCAGCTTACCAGGTGGTTAAAAACGTGGTCACGGCCCAAGACCTGGGGCCGGTAACGGTTAAAGGGCGGGCCACGCCGGTGCATGCCTATCAACTGGTTGATCTGAATGTTATGGTAAACCAGCCCCTACTCTAG
- a CDS encoding MBL fold metallo-hydrolase — protein MYLKFWGTRGSIPAPISAEAIKQKIRQALVGAAGLDLTDEAVLERYLERLPFTVRGTTGGNTLCVEVRSGNQLLILDAGSGLRLLGLELMQQGFAKGGRQADFLISHTHWDHIQGFPFFLPAFVPNNLFTFYSPFNNLAERLAQQQHELYFPVPLSFMSATLDCKEVRENEWQQIGRFKVSPIRTSHPGVTYAYRIEDGQSCLVYATDSEYKRVDPASTQRYIEFFREADLLIFDAQYSLSEMLDKPDWGHSTAMVGAEFAHRARVKRLALFHHDPTSTDEKIWAAKEQADAYLLHRPGQANSCEVLVAYDGLSLEI, from the coding sequence ATGTACTTAAAGTTCTGGGGAACGCGCGGTTCTATCCCCGCTCCGATTTCTGCGGAGGCCATTAAACAGAAAATTCGGCAAGCCCTGGTGGGCGCGGCCGGCCTGGACTTGACGGACGAGGCCGTGCTTGAGCGGTATTTGGAACGATTGCCCTTTACCGTCCGGGGCACCACCGGCGGCAATACGTTGTGCGTTGAGGTTCGCTCCGGGAACCAGCTATTAATTCTGGATGCCGGTTCCGGGTTGCGCCTGTTGGGCCTTGAGTTGATGCAGCAGGGTTTTGCCAAAGGGGGTCGCCAGGCCGATTTTCTCATCAGCCATACCCATTGGGACCACATCCAGGGGTTTCCTTTTTTTCTGCCGGCCTTTGTGCCCAATAATCTGTTTACGTTTTACAGCCCCTTTAACAACCTGGCCGAGCGATTGGCCCAGCAGCAGCATGAGCTTTATTTTCCGGTGCCCCTGAGTTTTATGAGCGCCACCCTGGATTGTAAAGAAGTCAGGGAAAATGAGTGGCAACAAATTGGCCGTTTCAAAGTATCTCCCATCCGCACCTCCCATCCCGGGGTAACGTATGCTTACCGGATTGAAGACGGCCAAAGCTGCCTGGTTTACGCCACCGACTCGGAGTACAAACGGGTAGACCCGGCCAGCACGCAGCGTTACATTGAATTTTTCCGGGAGGCCGACCTGCTCATTTTTGACGCCCAGTATAGTTTAAGCGAGATGTTGGATAAACCGGATTGGGGCCACAGCACGGCCATGGTGGGCGCCGAGTTTGCCCACCGCGCCCGGGTAAAACGCCTGGCCCTTTTTCACCACGACCCCACCAGCACCGATGAAAAAATCTGGGCCGCCAAAGAACAGGCCGACGCCTACTTGCTGCACCGTCCCGGCCAAGCCAACAGTTGCGAAGTACTGGTGGCTTATGATGGTTTGAGTTTGGAGATTTAA